In one window of Reinekea forsetii DNA:
- a CDS encoding ABC transporter permease — MSHPYWVAFSSIVEKEVKRFLRIWPQTLLPPAITMVLYFVIFGNLIGSRIGQMGGFDYMEFIVPGLIMMSVITNSYGNVSSSFFSNKFQRSLEELLVAPVPNWIILSGFVIGGVARGIACGAIVMVLSLWFADLSVKHLWVTVSVTLLTAIVFSLAGLINAVYATKFDDVTIVPTFILTPLTYLGGVFYSVSLLPDFWQVVSHLNPVLYMVNTFRYGIIGVSDIPIGFAFVMLICFVLALGGWALYLLTTGRGLRT; from the coding sequence ATGAGTCATCCTTACTGGGTCGCGTTTTCCTCTATCGTGGAAAAAGAGGTTAAGCGCTTTTTGCGTATCTGGCCGCAAACGCTGCTACCGCCGGCGATCACCATGGTGCTGTATTTTGTGATATTTGGCAATCTGATCGGCAGCCGCATCGGGCAGATGGGCGGCTTCGATTATATGGAGTTTATCGTACCCGGTTTGATCATGATGTCGGTGATTACCAACAGCTATGGCAATGTCAGTTCGAGTTTTTTTTCCAACAAGTTCCAGCGCTCACTAGAAGAACTTCTGGTCGCCCCGGTGCCCAATTGGATTATTCTGTCCGGCTTTGTTATTGGCGGTGTTGCTCGCGGTATTGCCTGTGGCGCAATCGTCATGGTCTTGAGTCTATGGTTTGCTGATTTGAGCGTGAAACACCTTTGGGTGACGGTGTCGGTAACCCTATTAACCGCCATTGTTTTTTCATTGGCCGGGCTTATTAACGCCGTTTACGCCACCAAGTTTGATGACGTCACCATTGTCCCGACCTTTATCTTAACCCCCCTCACATACCTGGGTGGGGTGTTTTACTCGGTGTCGCTGTTACCCGACTTTTGGCAGGTGGTGAGTCATCTCAATCCGGTGCTCTATATGGTCAACACCTTCCGATATGGCATCATTGGCGTGTCCGACATTCCGATTGGCTTTGCCTTCGTGATGCTAATCTGTTTTGTGCTGGCCTTAGGCGGCTGGGCCCTTTATCTGCTGACTACCGGTCGCGGCCTGAGAACTTAG
- a CDS encoding ABC transporter ATP-binding protein: MANALEISHLIKTYDNGFQALKGIDLQVPQGDFFALLGPNGAGKSTCLGIVSSLVNKTGGSVKVNGFDLVSQREQVKRTLGVVPQEFNFNAFEKVNDIIVQQAGYYGLPRKLAHQRAEKYLKKLDLWDKRDNQARMLSGGMKRRLMIARALVHEPSMLILDEPTAGVDIEIRRSMWVFLKELNDQGTTIILTTHYLEEAESLCRNLAIIGHGEIIAQGPTKEMLKGKDKSTFIADIQETVLELPAELAAFGAFMVDDHSIEFHINRGDSLNEIFALFSRHNLQAMSIRPKTNRLEELFVDLTDHQNEQQAAKL; this comes from the coding sequence ATGGCGAATGCCCTAGAAATATCACATTTAATTAAAACCTACGACAATGGCTTTCAAGCCCTAAAGGGCATCGATTTACAAGTTCCACAGGGGGATTTCTTTGCGCTCTTGGGGCCAAACGGTGCCGGAAAGTCGACCTGTTTAGGAATTGTCTCGTCGCTGGTCAATAAAACCGGCGGGTCTGTGAAGGTCAATGGCTTTGACCTGGTTTCACAGCGCGAGCAGGTCAAGCGTACCCTGGGCGTGGTGCCGCAAGAATTCAATTTCAATGCCTTCGAGAAGGTCAATGACATCATCGTTCAGCAGGCCGGCTACTATGGTTTGCCGCGCAAGCTGGCGCACCAGCGCGCGGAGAAATACCTCAAAAAGCTGGATTTATGGGACAAGCGCGACAACCAGGCGCGGATGCTGTCCGGTGGCATGAAACGGCGCCTGATGATTGCCCGAGCCCTGGTACACGAACCGTCTATGCTGATCCTGGATGAGCCCACGGCCGGCGTCGACATTGAGATTCGGCGCTCTATGTGGGTGTTCCTGAAAGAGCTCAACGATCAGGGCACCACGATCATCCTGACGACCCATTATCTGGAAGAAGCCGAATCCCTTTGCCGTAACTTGGCGATCATTGGCCATGGCGAAATTATTGCCCAGGGTCCAACCAAGGAAATGCTCAAGGGTAAGGATAAGTCGACCTTTATCGCCGACATCCAAGAAACCGTGCTGGAACTGCCGGCCGAACTGGCAGCCTTCGGGGCTTTTATGGTCGATGACCACAGTATTGAATTTCATATTAATAGGGGCGACAGCCTGAATGAAATTTTTGCGCTGTTCAGCCGTCACAATCTACAGGCTATGAGCATTCGGCCCAAGACCAATCGACTCGAAGAGTTATTTGTCGACCTCACTGATCACCAGAACGAACAACAGGCGGCAAAATTATGA
- a CDS encoding DUF4032 domain-containing protein produces the protein MKFQIASPSHYFTDLRLPWSRHLNDWPEEYFVEVARGIHRNVVKFISHKDQVYALKELSTPIAQKEYRLLRELQELGLPVVEPVGLVTNRDENVSGSTYLSVAKPRTVDLHNRGLLITNYMVGALPYRNIVQQGISPKQMHQMLDALAELLVRLHLSGFYWGDCSFSNALFKRDAGLMAAYLVDAETGELLDELTDRRREHDLDLAHTNIAGDLMDIEASFGLPGQMDPVDLADSLLDRYNNLWAELTHFEIFNPEDQFLIEKRISRLNDLGFDVEEMEITTVDDGKQVRMVPRVVEHWHHKRRLAALTGFQVQENQARRLLNSLNRYRITLSEQEGRDVPLPVAAYRWISEIFNPSVQNIPIELKGGLDDAEIFHEILEHRWYLSEATHADVGMPFASQSYIDTVLRRRNS, from the coding sequence ATGAAATTTCAAATAGCGTCACCGAGCCACTACTTCACCGATTTGCGCCTACCCTGGTCGCGACACCTTAACGATTGGCCGGAAGAGTACTTTGTCGAAGTGGCGCGCGGTATTCATCGCAATGTGGTCAAGTTTATTTCGCACAAAGACCAGGTTTATGCGTTAAAAGAATTATCAACGCCCATCGCGCAAAAAGAATATCGACTGTTGCGAGAATTGCAGGAACTTGGCTTGCCGGTGGTTGAGCCCGTGGGCCTGGTTACCAATCGTGATGAAAATGTCAGTGGCTCAACCTATTTGTCGGTCGCCAAACCCAGGACCGTGGATCTGCACAACCGTGGCCTGTTGATAACCAACTATATGGTGGGCGCCTTACCCTATCGTAATATCGTTCAGCAGGGCATTTCACCGAAGCAAATGCATCAAATGCTTGATGCCTTGGCCGAACTGCTAGTCCGCCTGCACTTATCCGGCTTTTATTGGGGCGACTGTTCTTTTTCGAATGCGCTTTTCAAACGCGATGCCGGGCTGATGGCAGCCTATCTGGTCGACGCCGAAACCGGCGAATTGCTCGATGAACTCACCGATCGTCGTCGGGAGCACGATTTGGACCTGGCGCATACCAATATAGCCGGGGATCTGATGGACATCGAGGCATCATTCGGATTGCCCGGCCAAATGGATCCCGTTGACCTGGCAGACTCCTTATTGGATCGCTACAACAACTTGTGGGCTGAGCTCACGCATTTTGAAATATTCAATCCAGAAGATCAGTTTTTGATCGAAAAACGCATTAGTCGACTTAACGATCTAGGTTTCGATGTCGAAGAGATGGAAATTACCACCGTTGATGACGGCAAGCAGGTGCGCATGGTGCCGCGTGTGGTTGAGCACTGGCATCATAAGCGTCGCTTGGCCGCTTTAACTGGGTTTCAGGTGCAGGAGAATCAGGCTCGGCGGTTGCTGAATAGTTTGAATCGCTATCGAATTACCCTCTCCGAGCAGGAAGGTCGTGACGTTCCCTTACCCGTTGCGGCCTATCGCTGGATTTCGGAAATATTTAACCCATCGGTACAGAATATCCCTATAGAATTGAAAGGTGGTCTCGATGACGCTGAAATCTTTCATGAAATTTTGGAGCATCGCTGGTACTTAAGCGAGGCGACCCACGCCGATGTAGGGATGCCATTTGCGTCACAAAGCTATATCGATACGGTATTACGGCGGCGCAACTCCTAG
- a CDS encoding ABC transporter ATP-binding protein, with the protein MASIKFENVIKSYGDVNIIKGLDLEIRDKEFMVLVGPSGCGKSTTLRMIAGLEEITDGKLYIGDRVVNTVHPKDRDVAMVFQSYALYPHMTVYENIAFGLRLRKMAKDEIDRLVTEAADTLGLAQLLDRKPKALSGGQRQRVALGRAIVRKPSVFLFDEPLSNLDAELRVQMRAEIANLQKRLGITSVYVTHDQVEAMTMGDRIAVLHDGNLRQVGTPLDLYDTPANVFVAQFIGTPNMNIIKMKVSDDGKTLSHTDVTIAAPAFWKAGIEARKGKEVYVGFRPEHVRDAAEHEWKNTASIAGKVTIIETLGHEVVVHMTMSSEKKPFIAKMDVHRTPQLGNNLELHINTDKLHLFDGETDQRL; encoded by the coding sequence ATGGCCAGTATTAAGTTTGAAAACGTAATTAAAAGCTATGGTGATGTAAATATCATCAAGGGTTTAGACCTCGAAATCCGTGATAAAGAATTCATGGTTTTAGTCGGACCTTCCGGTTGTGGTAAATCTACCACCCTACGTATGATTGCCGGTTTAGAAGAAATAACCGACGGTAAACTCTATATTGGTGATCGGGTTGTTAACACCGTTCACCCGAAAGATCGCGATGTTGCCATGGTGTTTCAGAGCTATGCGCTCTATCCCCATATGACCGTTTATGAAAATATCGCCTTCGGTTTGCGCTTACGCAAGATGGCGAAAGATGAAATTGATCGTTTGGTTACCGAAGCCGCGGACACTCTAGGCTTGGCGCAACTGCTCGATCGTAAACCCAAAGCCTTGTCCGGTGGCCAGCGTCAACGGGTCGCCTTGGGTCGAGCAATTGTGCGCAAGCCGTCGGTGTTTTTGTTTGACGAGCCGTTGTCAAACCTGGATGCCGAATTGCGGGTGCAAATGCGCGCCGAAATTGCCAACCTACAGAAGCGCCTTGGCATTACCTCGGTCTATGTAACCCATGACCAGGTTGAAGCCATGACCATGGGCGATCGCATCGCGGTGTTGCACGATGGTAACCTGCGCCAGGTCGGTACCCCCTTAGACCTATATGACACGCCCGCGAATGTCTTTGTCGCTCAGTTCATTGGCACGCCGAACATGAATATCATCAAGATGAAAGTATCTGATGATGGCAAAACCCTCTCTCATACCGACGTGACCATTGCCGCACCGGCCTTCTGGAAAGCGGGCATCGAGGCCCGTAAGGGTAAGGAAGTCTATGTTGGTTTCCGTCCAGAGCATGTCCGCGATGCGGCTGAGCACGAATGGAAGAACACCGCGTCGATCGCCGGTAAAGTGACCATTATTGAGACTTTGGGTCATGAAGTTGTCGTTCATATGACGATGAGCAGTGAGAAGAAGCCCTTTATTGCCAAGATGGATGTGCACCGCACACCGCAGCTGGGCAACAACCTAGAATTACATATCAATACCGATAAATTGCATCTGTTCGACGGCGAAACGGATCAACGCCTCTAG
- the malQ gene encoding 4-alpha-glucanotransferase, whose translation MANYELASKIAHLRKISTSFVDYQGNEAQVPFENIELILSAMGYELEDEAKLAHDAWQLDTHQWNQLLEPITVLSPLRDYWGINIYVKNYELSQAGHWSITCETGSRLEGSFHLDGLNQTGDYWMGHIQHVRRILPLPMDLPLGYHQIQVSVGESTMTSPLIVTPKTSYHSEPMRRGDKTWGTAIQLYTLRSESNWGMGDFGDLAQLIRDMASAGADVIGLNPIHALYPISPDHCSPYSPSNRSFLNVLYTNIPDVPEFLASPALQRKITTKTFAARVTALRACDDVDYAGVSALKFEFFEALFALFCKNHLGKGTARERSYNEFVRSQGEPLRNHVLFDALLAHFKALDINAWGWPVWPEAYQDYRSEAVAEFAAEHERELNYWTYLQFIADEQLQNVNQLAKDLGMKIGLYRDLAVGADRGGAEVWSNKENFCLSAAVGAPPDALGPNGQNWGLPPLDPIKLKQEGYQTFITLLRNNMRACGALRIDHALALLRLWWCPPGKTAAFGAYVYYDLFDLLGILTLESQRNQCMVIAEDLGTVPEEVTAFFPQAELYSNKVFYFEMDGVVCTEPQDYASKALAIVCNHDMPTVRAFWNKSDLDLRNQLNMFATDEDFVDEQARREQAKGLILALLQKHGRLPQGVSLDPADLAAMTQALCFAIHKQLASSRSQIVAIQLEDMMMINKPVNIPGTSHEYPNWRRKLDRSSQELFAQSDIQQFCRDITGLRQL comes from the coding sequence ATGGCGAACTATGAGCTGGCTTCAAAAATTGCTCATCTACGCAAAATTTCCACCAGCTTTGTTGATTATCAAGGCAATGAGGCACAGGTTCCATTCGAAAATATTGAATTAATTCTCAGTGCCATGGGTTACGAGCTTGAGGACGAAGCAAAGCTAGCCCACGATGCCTGGCAGCTCGATACCCACCAATGGAATCAGTTACTGGAACCTATTACCGTATTGTCGCCGCTAAGAGATTACTGGGGCATCAATATCTATGTTAAAAATTACGAGTTGAGTCAGGCGGGCCATTGGTCCATCACCTGTGAAACGGGCTCACGGCTTGAGGGGTCCTTTCATTTGGACGGCCTAAACCAGACCGGCGATTATTGGATGGGTCACATTCAACATGTGCGGCGTATTCTGCCGTTGCCCATGGATTTGCCCTTGGGTTACCATCAGATTCAAGTTAGTGTCGGTGAATCCACAATGACCTCGCCGCTGATTGTGACCCCGAAAACCAGTTATCACAGCGAGCCGATGCGGCGCGGGGATAAGACCTGGGGAACTGCGATTCAGCTCTACACCCTGCGCTCTGAGTCCAATTGGGGCATGGGAGATTTCGGCGATTTAGCGCAACTGATTCGCGATATGGCCAGCGCCGGTGCCGATGTTATTGGCTTGAATCCAATCCATGCCCTATACCCCATTAGCCCTGATCATTGCAGCCCTTATAGCCCGTCGAATCGCAGCTTTTTAAATGTCCTGTACACCAACATACCCGATGTACCGGAATTTCTAGCGTCACCGGCCCTGCAACGAAAAATAACCACTAAAACCTTTGCTGCCCGCGTAACCGCTTTACGCGCCTGTGACGATGTCGACTATGCCGGGGTGAGTGCGTTAAAGTTTGAATTTTTTGAAGCGCTTTTTGCACTCTTCTGCAAAAATCATCTTGGCAAAGGCACTGCACGTGAGCGATCGTACAATGAATTTGTTCGCTCCCAGGGCGAGCCATTACGCAATCATGTCCTCTTTGATGCCTTGTTGGCGCATTTTAAAGCCCTTGATATTAACGCATGGGGCTGGCCAGTTTGGCCCGAGGCCTATCAAGATTATCGCTCCGAGGCGGTGGCCGAGTTTGCCGCCGAGCACGAACGGGAACTGAACTATTGGACTTATTTGCAATTCATTGCCGATGAGCAGCTGCAAAACGTTAACCAGTTAGCCAAGGACCTGGGCATGAAAATTGGCCTATATCGAGATTTGGCGGTCGGTGCCGACCGTGGCGGTGCCGAGGTCTGGAGCAATAAAGAGAATTTTTGCCTGAGCGCGGCGGTCGGTGCACCACCCGATGCCTTGGGTCCCAATGGTCAGAATTGGGGGCTGCCACCGCTGGACCCGATTAAACTGAAGCAGGAAGGATATCAAACCTTTATTACCTTATTGCGCAATAACATGCGTGCCTGTGGCGCGTTACGGATCGATCATGCTTTGGCTCTGTTGCGTCTGTGGTGGTGCCCGCCAGGCAAAACAGCTGCATTTGGGGCGTATGTTTATTACGACCTGTTCGATTTGCTGGGAATCCTGACACTCGAGTCTCAGCGCAACCAATGTATGGTTATTGCCGAAGATTTGGGCACCGTGCCGGAAGAGGTGACGGCGTTCTTTCCTCAAGCCGAGCTCTATTCCAATAAGGTGTTTTATTTTGAAATGGACGGCGTCGTCTGTACCGAACCACAAGACTACGCCAGCAAGGCGCTGGCAATCGTCTGCAACCATGATATGCCGACCGTCAGGGCTTTTTGGAACAAGAGCGACTTGGATCTGCGCAACCAGTTAAATATGTTCGCCACCGACGAGGATTTTGTCGACGAGCAGGCCCGCCGTGAACAGGCCAAAGGCCTGATTCTCGCGTTATTACAGAAGCACGGCCGCCTACCCCAGGGGGTCAGCCTCGATCCAGCAGATTTAGCAGCCATGACGCAGGCGCTGTGCTTTGCCATCCATAAACAACTGGCCTCGAGTCGCTCGCAAATAGTGGCGATCCAGCTTGAAGATATGATGATGATCAATAAGCCGGTCAACATTCCCGGTACCAGTCATGAGTATCCCAATTGGCGACGCAAACTGGACCGAAGTAGCCAAGAATTGTTTGCCCAGTCCGATATTCAACAATTTTGTCGTGATATTACCGGCTTGCGTCAGCTTTAG
- a CDS encoding bifunctional 4-hydroxy-2-oxoglutarate aldolase/2-dehydro-3-deoxy-phosphogluconate aldolase, giving the protein MNYTLEDIMTQAYPVMPVLAVERVEDAIPLAQALKAGGLNVLEVTLRTANAMAVIEAMKTVAGVIVGAGTVTRVEQLHELVRIGADFAISPGATPALLAEGKRVELPFLPAIATVSEMMQGLELGYEHFKFFPAEAAGGTAALKSFAGPFPKVRFCPTGGISVKNFKDYLALDNVTCVGGSWLVPSDALAEQDWDRIEALARQACFLV; this is encoded by the coding sequence ATGAACTATACGCTTGAAGATATAATGACCCAGGCCTATCCGGTAATGCCGGTGTTGGCCGTGGAGCGAGTCGAGGATGCCATCCCACTAGCGCAGGCGCTGAAAGCCGGTGGCTTAAACGTATTGGAAGTCACCTTGCGCACGGCCAATGCCATGGCGGTGATTGAGGCGATGAAAACCGTCGCGGGCGTTATCGTCGGCGCAGGTACTGTAACCCGAGTCGAGCAGCTCCACGAGTTGGTGCGCATCGGCGCCGATTTCGCGATCAGCCCGGGCGCCACACCGGCGCTGCTGGCCGAAGGCAAACGGGTCGAGCTGCCTTTCCTACCGGCGATCGCAACCGTCTCGGAGATGATGCAAGGCTTGGAGTTAGGGTATGAGCATTTTAAGTTTTTCCCAGCCGAAGCGGCAGGTGGCACAGCGGCCCTAAAATCCTTTGCCGGCCCCTTTCCCAAGGTTCGTTTCTGCCCAACGGGTGGCATTTCAGTAAAAAACTTTAAAGACTATTTAGCCCTAGACAATGTTACCTGTGTCGGTGGCTCCTGGCTGGTACCATCGGATGCACTCGCAGAACAAGACTGGGACCGAATAGAGGCATTGGCCCGGCAAGCCTGTTTTTTGGTTTAA
- the glk gene encoding glucokinase, translating into MQELGLIADIGGTNARFALAPIHTLAAGQELVIREAELIAPTALNGAHYATIGDAIEAYLSGPAKGYARPAHAVMAIACPTDQDQISMTNHTWAFKVSELKAATGLTSLKFINDYNALANAIPHLDEADLIQVGPGAAVKGMPIAVTGPGTGLGLAALAFSAVGPVTLETEGGHAHYAPTTETEIDILRFLLKKYSRVSNERLISGMGLENIYSALTAMQGAEKFLTAPEISTAAVAQTDPICSQALAQFCAIVGSYAGDVALTLGAKGGLYITGGIIPRFIDFFAQSEFRSRFDDKARLSGFVTPIPTYVVVAKQPGLLGSAAVLNQRVNYKLWD; encoded by the coding sequence ATGCAAGAATTAGGTCTAATTGCCGATATTGGCGGCACCAATGCGCGTTTTGCCTTGGCACCGATACACACCTTGGCGGCGGGTCAGGAACTGGTCATTCGTGAAGCCGAATTGATTGCGCCTACGGCCTTAAATGGTGCGCATTACGCCACCATTGGTGACGCAATAGAAGCCTATCTGTCGGGCCCCGCCAAAGGCTATGCCCGTCCGGCCCATGCAGTGATGGCCATCGCCTGCCCGACGGATCAAGATCAGATCAGTATGACCAACCATACCTGGGCCTTCAAGGTCTCGGAATTGAAGGCGGCCACGGGTTTGACCAGCCTAAAGTTTATCAACGATTACAACGCCCTGGCCAATGCCATTCCGCATCTCGATGAAGCCGATTTGATCCAGGTCGGCCCCGGCGCGGCGGTTAAGGGTATGCCCATCGCCGTAACCGGCCCGGGCACCGGCTTGGGTCTCGCGGCGCTAGCGTTCAGTGCGGTCGGCCCGGTCACCCTGGAGACCGAAGGGGGGCATGCACACTATGCACCGACCACCGAGACTGAAATTGACATTCTGCGTTTCTTGTTGAAAAAATACAGCCGCGTTTCAAATGAACGACTTATTTCCGGTATGGGTTTGGAGAACATATACAGCGCCTTGACGGCCATGCAGGGCGCCGAAAAATTCTTAACCGCCCCGGAAATTTCCACCGCAGCGGTGGCGCAAACAGACCCGATCTGCAGCCAGGCTTTGGCGCAATTTTGCGCAATAGTCGGCAGCTATGCCGGGGATGTTGCCCTAACTCTTGGCGCTAAAGGGGGTCTCTATATCACCGGGGGTATTATTCCGCGCTTTATCGATTTCTTTGCGCAGAGTGAATTTCGCAGCCGCTTCGATGACAAGGCACGCCTATCCGGTTTCGTGACCCCCATACCCACCTATGTGGTGGTCGCCAAACAACCTGGTCTATTAGGCTCGGCCGCCGTGTTAAACCAACGCGTCAACTATAAATTGTGGGACTGA
- the edd gene encoding phosphogluconate dehydratase: MSLTVQKITDRIVARSAKSRAKYLARMQQAGDNIPDRKQLSCGNLAHGFAACEPATKNTIKMMNAAHIGIITSYNDMLSAHQPYQRFPAIIKQAAGEMGCTAQVAGATAAMCDGVTQGQPGMELSLFSRDNIAMSAAIGLSHNMFDAAMYLGVCDKIVPGLVMGALRFGYLPTIFVPAGPMPSGLPNDEKARIRQEYAQGKVGRDELLQAESDSYHSAGTCTFYGTANTNQMLMEIMGLHLPGSSFVNPENSLRDLLTAEATSQVLRITRQNGQYTPLYAILTEKAFVNGIVGLHATGGSTNLTIHLIAMARAAGIILTWQDFADLSKIVPSIARVYPNGMADVNHFHAAGGLPYVIGQLLEGDLLHEDVTTIMGQGLHRYTQEPFIEAGQVVFKAGTVASLNKDIVRPITEPFSLEGGLQVLDGNLGIGVIKSSALKETQKIIEAPAVIFDSQHDLQAAFDAGQLDRDCMVVVRFQGPKANGMPELHKLTPLLGVLQDKGYKVGLVTDGRMSGASGKVPAAIHVSPEAAIGGPLARIQEGDIIYLNTHTGVLAVRLTEQELSRRSLASADLSASHFGVGRELFAHMRMAVSTPEEGATVFRFEDFEE, encoded by the coding sequence ATGAGCCTCACCGTACAGAAAATTACCGATCGAATCGTCGCGCGCAGTGCCAAATCCCGAGCCAAATATTTGGCCAGGATGCAGCAGGCAGGCGATAACATCCCCGATCGCAAGCAACTGTCCTGTGGCAATCTGGCGCACGGCTTTGCCGCCTGCGAGCCGGCAACCAAAAACACCATTAAAATGATGAACGCGGCTCATATCGGCATCATTACCTCCTATAACGATATGCTCAGCGCGCACCAGCCCTACCAGCGTTTTCCGGCCATCATTAAACAGGCGGCAGGTGAGATGGGCTGCACCGCCCAAGTAGCCGGCGCCACCGCGGCCATGTGCGATGGCGTGACTCAGGGTCAGCCGGGGATGGAGCTGAGCCTGTTCAGTCGAGACAACATCGCCATGTCGGCGGCCATTGGCCTGTCGCACAACATGTTCGACGCGGCGATGTATTTGGGCGTATGCGATAAGATCGTCCCCGGTCTGGTCATGGGTGCTCTGCGCTTTGGCTATTTGCCCACTATTTTTGTCCCAGCCGGGCCCATGCCGAGCGGTTTGCCCAACGACGAAAAAGCCCGCATTCGCCAAGAATATGCTCAGGGTAAGGTGGGCCGTGATGAGTTGTTACAGGCCGAATCGGATTCGTACCACAGTGCCGGCACCTGCACCTTTTATGGCACAGCCAACACCAATCAGATGTTGATGGAGATTATGGGCTTGCATCTGCCGGGCAGTAGCTTTGTCAATCCGGAAAATTCACTGCGCGACCTGTTGACCGCCGAAGCCACCAGTCAAGTTTTGCGCATCACACGGCAGAATGGTCAGTACACACCGCTCTATGCCATCCTCACTGAAAAGGCCTTTGTTAACGGCATTGTCGGTCTGCATGCGACGGGTGGATCCACCAACCTGACCATTCACCTGATTGCTATGGCGCGTGCCGCAGGCATTATTTTGACTTGGCAAGATTTTGCCGATCTGTCGAAAATTGTACCCTCGATTGCACGGGTCTACCCCAACGGTATGGCCGATGTGAATCATTTCCACGCTGCCGGGGGTTTGCCCTATGTCATCGGCCAATTGCTCGAGGGCGATTTGCTGCATGAGGACGTGACCACCATTATGGGTCAGGGCCTGCATCGCTATACCCAAGAGCCCTTTATCGAGGCCGGCCAGGTTGTGTTTAAGGCCGGCACCGTGGCATCGCTCAATAAGGACATCGTTCGGCCCATTACCGAACCCTTTAGTTTGGAAGGTGGCCTGCAGGTCTTGGATGGCAATTTGGGTATCGGTGTAATCAAGAGCTCAGCGCTTAAAGAAACTCAGAAAATCATTGAGGCTCCCGCGGTTATCTTTGACAGCCAGCACGACTTGCAGGCGGCCTTTGACGCAGGGCAACTCGATCGGGATTGCATGGTCGTGGTCCGTTTTCAGGGTCCAAAAGCCAACGGCATGCCAGAGTTGCACAAGTTGACACCGTTGCTCGGCGTATTGCAGGACAAGGGCTATAAGGTCGGCCTGGTAACGGATGGCCGTATGAGCGGTGCCTCCGGCAAGGTGCCTGCGGCCATTCACGTGTCGCCGGAAGCCGCCATAGGCGGTCCGTTGGCCCGTATTCAAGAGGGCGATATAATCTATTTAAACACCCATACCGGCGTTTTAGCGGTTCGTCTGACAGAACAAGAACTCAGCCGCCGCAGTCTCGCCTCGGCCGATTTATCGGCCAGCCACTTTGGCGTTGGCCGTGAGTTGTTTGCCCATATGCGCATGGCCGTCAGTACGCCGGAAGAGGGTGCTACCGTATTTCGTTTTGAAGATTTTGAGGAGTAG
- the pgl gene encoding 6-phosphogluconolactonase yields MITPQIFPDRDSLTQQLSEQIVARLSADLLAFGVASLAVSGGRTPVDLLQRLSRADIDWPHVWVTLVDERWVDKADEASNERLVRENLLIHHAAAARFIALKTEHEHPKDALAELSVSLSVLPEQFSVVVLGMGEDGHTASFFPGAATLSDCLDLTNPQPCCATLPLTAPHARMTLTLQRILASRWLVLHLTGDAKLDVLTEAWQDGPIESLPVRSVLKQEQSPLAIFFAS; encoded by the coding sequence ATGATTACACCGCAGATTTTTCCAGATCGAGACAGCCTAACCCAGCAGTTGTCGGAGCAAATAGTCGCGCGTCTAAGCGCCGACCTGCTGGCCTTCGGCGTGGCCAGCCTCGCCGTGTCCGGTGGGCGCACGCCGGTCGATCTACTGCAACGTCTCAGTCGAGCCGATATCGATTGGCCCCATGTTTGGGTGACCCTGGTCGATGAACGCTGGGTCGATAAGGCCGACGAGGCCAGCAACGAGAGGCTGGTGCGCGAAAATCTCCTGATCCACCATGCCGCAGCAGCCCGTTTTATCGCCTTGAAAACCGAGCACGAGCACCCTAAGGATGCGCTTGCGGAGCTGAGCGTTAGTTTGTCAGTCTTGCCTGAGCAGTTCAGCGTGGTGGTCTTGGGCATGGGTGAAGATGGCCACACTGCCTCGTTTTTCCCGGGTGCCGCTACCCTAAGCGATTGTCTCGATTTGACCAATCCTCAGCCCTGTTGCGCCACCTTGCCACTCACCGCCCCTCACGCTCGGATGACGCTAACCTTACAGCGGATCTTAGCCAGCCGCTGGTTGGTTTTGCATCTGACCGGTGATGCCAAGTTAGACGTGTTAACCGAAGCCTGGCAAGACGGTCCGATTGAGTCGCTGCCGGTGCGCAGTGTGTTAAAACAAGAGCAGAGCCCGTTGGCCATCTTCTTTGCCAGCTAA